Part of the Psilocybe cubensis strain MGC-MH-2018 chromosome 11, whole genome shotgun sequence genome is shown below.
GTAGCATCCTCCTATGCACTAGTCTCGGCTGTAGACTCGTCTCAGCTTGTATCTACTGCTACATACTCGAAAGCTCTTGGGGAAGGATTCACCAAAGCTATCATCCGCGGCTATGAAGAAGCCTGCGGTGTAGGAGGGGAAGTCGACCCTAACTTTGTTAGCTCATACAACAACGCTCGGGCAGCAGGCTATACCGATATTGATACCTACTGGTTCCCATGCAATGGATCGGGAAACAACTGCAAATCGTATGCCACCCAGCTTGCTGAGCTGGGCGCTACATTCAATGCCCACTCTATGAAAATTGGTACTATCTGGATCGATTTGGAGAAGGACTCGGTGTGCAACAACGTAAATACAGATTTTGAATTCCGTTGACTCTAACTGAGTAACCCTTGTAAATTATCTCCAGTGGAACTATGGAACAGCAGGAAATCAAGCACAGGCACAATCGCTCATTGCCGCAATGAAGGCCACCGGATTTAATTTCGGTATCTACAGCACCCCAGGGGCAAGTGACTTTCGTACATTTAGCTATTTCACTGGAGGCTTACTGAGAAGCTTATGACTTAGGAATGGAGTAGTATGTTTGGATCAACAAGCTTCGTGCTTGATAACGCTGCTCCATTGTGGTTTGCTACCTTCAACAATGTCCAGGTTAGCAATTCCACTTCTTCATAATTACTTCATCTGCTCACAGACTGCCGGATCTCTTTGCAGAGTCTGACTCTTGGGACTCCATTTGGAGGGTACGTTAATGCTTACACTTAGGCGTATGATTACTGACACATTAGTTCCGTTTACCTAGGTGGACCAGTGCAGTCGGTCACCAGTACACCGACCAGTCTGCGTCCGGATTATTCGACCTTAGTGTCTTCGCCCACTAGGCAGTTTATTTGTCTGACGGCTTATTCGACCAAAAAACAATTGAATTTGTCGCGTAATTGTCGTAATAAACGATAAAAAacaattcttcttcaatttatGCGGGAATAATTACAATCATTTCGGTCAAGAACCGTGTAGCTTCTTACTGACCGTGACCACAATCAGTCAGTATAAAATCACCATTGACTCCATCTGCCTCGAAGTTTGATCCGGTGAAGTTGTATCTTGTATGACGCTGTTGACAATTGTTCGTGGGCATCGTCCTGGACGCGTTTAGGGGCTTTGAGTATCACGTGATCTATTACTTAAACAGCTTGCCAAGTAAACACTGTAGGTGTTTGTCCAGTGTCACTCTGTGTTCTACGACTTCGACTGCACAcctcttcttcacctttACATGTTACAGTCAGTATCAACGTCAGCGGTATGATATGGAAGTGATGTTAGGGAAGAAAACGCCAGAAATTCTCTATCCTGTGACGCCAAGGTTGTAATGTTTGTCACATTTTATCGTATATTTCGAAACCATTGGAAGGGCATGGAAACATTGCTTTGTATACAAGGTTGTAACGTCTTCGTGAATACATAGTCTACATAACTCGGCGACGAATCTTGCATAATGTCTCAAGCACAACCCTCCACCCCGAACGATTCCCCTGAACGCACTGCAAAACGAGCTCGGGTGGATTCGAAACCAGGAGACTTCGACCAATCCTCAAATGCCACAAACAAGGGAAATCATTCGGACAGATTCTGGTTCGACGATGGGAATGTTGTGCTTCAAGTCGAAAGCACTCTATTTCGGGTGCATCGCGGTGTACTCGCACGTCACTCGCCGGTATTTCGCGATATGTTTAAGCTCCCGCAACCGCCACTTAGCCAGGAGGAAATGGTTGACGGATGTCCCTCTGTTGAATTGCCTGGGGATAGAAGAGGTGATTGGGTTAATATCTTCACTTTGATCTATGATCATGAAACGTATGTCACTCTTTGAGGGTTTTTCAATCGAATTCACCCTCTTTCCCTGATATAGGAGCTACAATAACAAAGACAACTTTAACCTGCCCGTGCTTACGTCCATGCTTCGTCTAGGACGCAAGTACCAACTGGACGTCATCTATAAAGCTGCCGTTTCTCGCCTGAAAGCTGTTGTGCCGACGACCTTCCAGGAACTGACGAAGAACACATCAAACCCTCATGCTCTCCTGAAGGCGGATGACAATTTATTCAACCTTCTATCTGTAGTCTTAGAACTCGGAATTCAAAGGTTCATGCCTATGCTATTCTATTATTGCATAAGCGAGTTTAGTTTGGTGCGTGCTTCCCAAAAGGTCGTTGATACAGTATATGTCATATTAATTCCCGGACCTTCAACTATAGGAACAAATTCTTAAACAGCATTCCGGGCCAAATTCTAAACTGCCATATGACTGCATTGTAAAGTTGGTCCTTGGAAGGGAAAGCCTCATCTCAtccatcaacaacaaccaccTTTCGTGGGCTCTAGCCGCAGACATTACAGCTGGTGGAAAGTGCAAAAGCATGAGTATGCAGTACTACGGATCCTCAAACCCGTGCAAGCTCTTCAGAGCAAACGCTGCTACAGCCATCGTTATCAAATCTGTCACCCCGGACGTTCGTCTTGCGCTGATGCCTGGCGATGCTGATTACCTCCGATTGTTTGAGGTAACGGACGGACAGGCAGCTAATCGTAATCATCAAGCAAGGCCTTGTGAGGAATGTGTAAAAGAAATATTCAGGCTTCAAAACGCGTATCGGAGCCGGGTATGGGACAACCTTCCGGCCTTCTTCCGGCTTCCGAAGTGGGAATCCTTGGAGGCATTGTAAATCTGGCAGTTTACCTTTATATTGGATGACTGGATTTTCGCCGCCGTAATATGCTGTTGATGTGAATTTTCTACGAGTTGATTAATATGCAAGAACCTCGCCTGTGCCCGGTTACTAGAGTGGCTACTCCCATAAAGTAGGCGTTTCGTACAATCTATCTGGAATCGAAGATACCTTAACGTCATGTAATATTACTTCAATCTTATCTATAACATAGCCGCAATTATCAACAACTCGGCTATATGCCTCGAGTCCTACTTACATGTCGATGCCGAGCTTTTAGCATCTAACCTAGCACTTGCTAATTCAATATGGCCCCACTGATCTCACAGAATTGAGGAATTTGTAATGACTACCTCAAAGTTCAAGTTCCTTTAGTCAAGAGGTAAAATGAAAGTAAGTACATCCACCCACCAATTACATCCTATATACACCTACACACCAACTTCGGTCCAAACTCCGGTAAAGAAAGTACCTTTTGATAGCCTAACTTCTTCGCCACTTGCAATTCGCGAATCAATCACTCGAAAAAAGCTGATTTAAAGGTGATGCATATCGCATCTAGCCGTAGCTAAAGGAAATATTGATCTGTTTATATCCCACACTAGGCATGACACTGTATCTCGTAAGACATAATCAGTTTACAACGAGGATGATGGCTGCCTGCCATGGGATCAAAGTCGGTGCTTCTCTGACGCAAGTGTACGTTGGATGGTCTCCTCGTGGATAGACCGCGTTTCAGATGCGCCTGTCGTCCAATGATTGACGAGTCTGAAGATTCCTAACATTCAATGATAAACGACTGCTATCTTCAAGGTTCGTACGTTCTgccttttgtttctttttttccctcaGACCACTAAACCCTCGAGGGCCTCGGCTACATCCACGCCCAAATTTCTTAGGAATTGATTGTGTTGCAAGCTAGCTTCATGGTCCTCTCAAATTGGAACTGGTCCGTTCCGCAGGATCTTCATGGGCCTTTCACAGGTTTTATATTTGGGACATTGTGAGTCTTTTCGATTATTGCGATTAGCATACAAGAAGCTCATGAACAACTGAGACTCTGCGGAATGACATTCCTGCAAACGTACCAGTACTTCCTCAACTACAAGCGCGATTCACTGACACGAAAATTGACGGTGCGCATCCAGATGGGCCTTTATTAATCTTCAGCCATCCAAACTAAATAATCTAACCGCATCAACTATACTCTACAGGTATTCGCAATCTTGTAGGTCACCCAATCCATATTATAACGCATAAAGCAGGCATTGAAGGGGAATAACGATGCCTACTTTATTTGGTTAATCTCATTTGCCACTGGCAGTCTCCTCCAGTGCGTGCACCTG
Proteins encoded:
- a CDS encoding putative GH family 25 lysozyme 4 gives rise to the protein MFRSLLVLPALVASSYALVSAVDSSQLVSTATYSKALGEGFTKAIIRGYEEACGVGGEVDPNFVSSYNNARAAGYTDIDTYWFPCNGSGNNCKSYATQLAELGATFNAHSMKIGTIWIDLEKDSVCNNWNYGTAGNQAQAQSLIAAMKATGFNFGIYSTPGEWSSMFGSTSFVLDNAAPLWFATFNNVQSLTLGTPFGGWTSAVGHQYTDQSASGLFDLSVFAH